Proteins from a single region of Osmerus eperlanus chromosome 26, fOsmEpe2.1, whole genome shotgun sequence:
- the sgip1a gene encoding SH3-containing GRB2-like protein 3-interacting protein 1, with the protein MRNAEQHRILWKIPDISQKSENGGVGSLLARFQLSEGPSKPSPLAVQFTSEGCTLSGCDIELAGPGYRFSLIKKRFAAGKYLADN; encoded by the exons ATGAG gaatgctgaacagcatagGATCCTGTGGAAGATTCCGGATATTTCCCAGAAATCCGAAAATGGAG GCGTGGGCTCCTTGTTGGCCCGTTTCCAGCTGTCGGAGGGTCCTAGCAAGCCCTCTCCCCTGGCCGTGCAGTTCACCAGCGAGGGCTGCACCCTCTCAGGCTGCGACATCGAGCTGGCCGGCCCAGGGTACCGCTTCTCTCTCATCAAGAAGAGGTTCGCTGCAG GAAAATACTTGGCAGACAACTAA
- the lepr gene encoding LOW QUALITY PROTEIN: leptin receptor (The sequence of the model RefSeq protein was modified relative to this genomic sequence to represent the inferred CDS: inserted 2 bases in 2 codons; deleted 1 base in 1 codon): MATPWPPPVLLRPHPVTGKPDPPVNVSHSVTSSSWGPTARSQPHPEYASYFPETVEARRGAEVSVRCLFNDPAANSSTSVWRLNWRLLQVQPAVVSTRGSQITFRPPEDRLYSTLQCYHNSTETFKIPYATIYVQGALINIRCETNRFMDHMTCQWNNSHMEEPAFFSRSEAVTCDIMEEEGEEEAWSMDGGSEVNGTRCQTVEKEKERRSCTLQPLRLTFCYKLWLQIQSDNGPVRSHPVYVTPNENVKPSPPSRVKADVLPSRVLKLFWWPLYDLQYQVRYRPVAGRVLLEWQEVGPVSEAGVEVPVFDACGVYQVEVRCRPTKGTGYWSDWTQTVYSTTLCRSAPLKGPDFWRILEEDPALNKTYVTLLFKHVSAVETSNCEDLVVQHQDSGGAVVEEPIALVPSHRFEWREEVHTVTVVAQNRLGSSRQNINMTLDRHVKRPCLRWFRASLVNSSCVGLSWGLLANTSAPWSLVVEWSAARTGPQHGHGLASETRLKWARVPFSERVFYLHGEFYGSXEYEFILYPIFVDREGEPMHTKATRGPPADYMLLIMITFLAIVLFVTLFMSQNHMKKLLWREVPNPNHCSWAQGQDFRKAETIDHLFRHPKGLPAWPLLLVSETISEVVIMEKTVSPTPALSPAPGPSLGRTSPEATRPSPLLQPSEGSGSGLSRTSESSAQSSVTYATVLLSDKPRLLHAQDGGSSSSDDGNFSANNSDISGSFPGGLWDLDTLRAGGSDPRRSCSFNSVEEFSEASEQEDEVLGGEXKRLYYLGMGCLQREEGEEEEEEGRVEERKTMLLQEVAVEREAARVESNSLLRQSAPRFESSEGGSGDKAGGVALYLPQFTTAPSRLHTEETPDSAPQL, translated from the exons ATGGCAACC CCGTGGCCCCCCCCGGTGCTGCTCCGCCCCCATCCCGTTACCG gtaAACCAGACCCACCAGTGAATGTGTCTCACAGTGTGACCTCCTCATCCTGGGGCCCGACCGCCAGGAGCCAGCCTCACCCCGAGT ACGCTAGCTACTTCCCTGAGACGGTGGAGGCCCGTCGCGGGGCTGAAGTGAGCGTCCGCTGCTTGTTCAACGACCCCGCCGCCAACTCCAGCACCTCCGTCTGGCGCCTGAACTGGCGCCTCCTTCAGGTCCAGCCCGCGGTGGTCAGCACCCGGGGCAGCCAGATCACCTTCCGGCCGCCTGAGGACCGGCTGTACAGCACGCTGCAATGCTACCATAACAGCACCGAGACGTTTAAGATTCCCTACGCCACGATCTACGTCCAAG GAGCGCTCATCAATATCCGCTGCGAGACCAACAGGTTCATGGACCACATGACCTGCCAGTGGAACAACAGCCATATGGAGGAACCTGCCTTTTTCTCCAG GTCAGAAGCTGTGACCTGTGACAtcatggaggaggaaggagaggaggaggcgtggAGCATGGACGGGGGAAGTGAGGTCAACGGGACAAGGTGTCAAAccgtggagaaggagaaggagaggaggagctgtaCCCTGCAGCCGCTCAGACTGACCTTCTGCTACAAGCTGTGGCTTCAGATCCAGTCAGACAACGGCCCCGTGAGGTCACATCCTGTCTACGTCACGCCCAACGAAAATG TGAAGCCCAGCCCTCCGTCGCGGGTGAAGGCGGATGTCTTGCCCAGCAGGGTGCTGAAGCTGTTCTGGTGGCCCCTGTACGACCTCCAGTACCAGGTCCGCTACCGCCCCGTCGCCGGCCGCGTCCTCTTAGAATGGCAG GAAGTGGGCCCTGTGAGTGAGGCAGGCGTAGAGGTCCCAGTGTTTGACGCGTGCGGGGTGTACCAGGTCGAGGTGCGCTGCAGGCCCACCAAAGGTACCGGCTACTGGAGTGACTGGACCCAGACGGTCTACTCCACAACCCTCTGCCGCAGTG CTCCCCTGAAGGGTCCAGATTTCTGGAGGATTCTAGAAGAGGACCCAGCCCTGAACAAGACCTACGTTACCCTGCTCTTCAAG CATGTCTCTGCGGTGGAGACGTCCAACTGTGAGGACCTTGTGGTTCAGCACCAGGACTCTGGAGGCGCTGTGGTCGAGGAGCCGATAGCCCTGGTTCCTTCCCATAGGTTTGAATGGAGGGAAGAGGTTCATACGGTGACGGTGGTGGCCCAAAACCGCTTGGGGTCTTCACGTCAAAACATCAACATGACCTTGGACCGACACGTCAAAC GTCCGTGTTTGCGCTGGTTCAGGGCGTCACTGGTGAACAgcagctgtgtggggctgtcgTGGGGCCTGTTGGCTAACACCTCCGCCCCCTGGTCCCTGGTGGTGGAGTGGTCCGCAGCCAGGACGGGGCCCCAACACGGCCACGGCCTGGCCTCCGAGACCCGTCTGAAGTGGGCCAGGGTGCCGTTCTCCGAGCGCGTCTTTTACCTGCACG GTGAATTCTACGGCT GAGAGTACGAGTTCATCTTGTACCCCATATTtgtggacagagagggagagccgaTGCATACTAAAG CCACTAGAGGGCCCCCTGCTGACTACATGCTCCTGATTATGATCACCTTCCTTGCTATCGTCCTCTTCGTCACTCTCTTCATGTCCCAGAACCA CATGAAGAAGCTGCTGTGGAGGGAGGTTCCCAACCCCAACCACTGCTCCTGGGCCCAGGGGCAGGACTTCCGGAAG gcggAGACCATCGACCACCTGTTCAGACACCCAAAGGGCCTCCCCGCCTGGCCGCTCCTCCTCGTGTCAGAGACGATCTCTGAGGTGGTCATCATGGAGAAGACCGTCTCTCCCACCCCGGCCCTCTCCCCAGCTCCAGGCCCGTCCCTGGGCAGGACCTCCCCAGAGGCCacccggcccagccccctcctccagccc agcgaGGGCTCTGGCTCCGGGCTCTCCAGGACGTCGGAGAGCTCGGCCCAGTCGTCCGTCACCTACGCCACCGTCCTCCTCTCCGACAAGCCACGCCTCCTCCACGCGCAGGACGGGGGGAGCAGCTCCAGCGACGATGGCAACTTCTCCGCCAACAACTCGGACATATCCGGGTCCTTCCCTGGGGGGCTGTGGGACCTGGACACCCTGCGGGCAGGGGGGTCCGACCCCCGGCGCTCCTGCTCCTTCAACTCCGTGGAGGAGTTCTCCGAAGCATCGGAGCAGGAGGACGaggtgttgggggggg ggaagcgcCTGTACTATCTAGGGATGGGCTGTCTGCAaagggaggaaggtgaggaggaggaggaggaagggagggtggaggaaaggAAGACGATGCTTCTCCAAGAGGTGGCTGTGGAAAGGGAGGCGGCGCGGGTCGAGTCCAACTCTCTGCTCAGGCAGAGCGCCCCCAGGTTCGAGTCCAGCGAGGGGGGGTCAGGTGACAAGGCAGGAGGCGTTGCGCTCTACCTGCCTCAGTTTACAACTGCCCCCAGCAGGCTTCACACAGAGGAAACCCCAGACAGCGCCCCCCAGCTGTGA